A region of Moorena sp. SIOASIH DNA encodes the following proteins:
- a CDS encoding ASPIC/UnbV domain-containing protein, translated as MNQESPSFQGGECQDANALATSTNHTRRNVQGVAVGDLNHDGFSDIVSVSNFDSPEPIPLQPYPFTYGSPFDETALFVPTFVPTENPGEFVWSGLELPDGTLSVEINSADNGNGWVEVQGIGTVGLTPDGHVNRDGIGAVFFFTPDNGQTVMQPILGGSSYASQDSLAANFGLGSSLQGTLEVLWPGGVRNRLYNVRNFERLLFPEIPCSFDGYWSNRLEYETCVDTALTDLVNTGVLPRQQVSRFFESAIRAFNESQTVPEPSTIMGLGILLGLGYLSRKHDN; from the coding sequence TTGAATCAAGAATCCCCGTCCTTCCAGGGTGGGGAGTGTCAAGATGCCAATGCACTGGCTACTTCTACCAACCACACCCGACGCAATGTTCAGGGCGTAGCGGTTGGCGATCTCAACCATGATGGTTTCTCTGATATCGTTTCGGTGTCTAACTTTGACTCCCCCGAACCCATACCCCTACAGCCCTATCCCTTCACCTATGGTTCACCGTTTGACGAAACAGCACTGTTTGTACCCACTTTCGTTCCCACTGAAAACCCTGGAGAATTTGTTTGGAGTGGGTTGGAACTACCAGATGGTACCCTCTCTGTAGAAATCAATAGTGCCGATAATGGTAACGGCTGGGTGGAAGTGCAAGGCATAGGCACGGTTGGTCTCACACCCGATGGTCATGTCAATCGTGATGGCATTGGCGCTGTGTTTTTCTTTACCCCAGACAATGGTCAGACAGTGATGCAGCCAATTCTAGGTGGCTCAAGCTATGCCTCCCAGGATAGTTTGGCTGCCAACTTTGGTCTTGGGTCGAGCCTCCAAGGAACTCTTGAAGTACTCTGGCCCGGTGGAGTTCGCAATCGACTCTACAATGTTAGGAATTTTGAACGACTGTTGTTCCCCGAAATTCCCTGTAGCTTTGATGGGTACTGGTCTAATCGACTAGAATATGAAACCTGTGTCGATACAGCACTCACAGACCTAGTTAACACAGGTGTTCTCCCTCGTCAACAAGTAAGTCGGTTCTTTGAGAGTGCGATCAGAGCCTTCAACGAATCCCAAACGGTTCCTGAACCCTCTACCATCATGGGCTTAGGTATCCTTTTGGGACTTGGCTATTTGTCCAGAAAGCATGATAACTGA
- a CDS encoding mechanosensitive ion channel domain-containing protein: MIRYRQKKISILFGSLLIVGAWWLPVQAQQTTKSPNQQAVTTADPTIPIEELELLLKPLTLDELEGEAQGWMFLLKTKVKELSDAEIAVKRKNRELQQSKEAVDALEDAKKALEEAKDTKEKIETEPSPSASVEANDAAVEAQEALKKAQESVEEAVKEEKKTQQDKTLQGAIDKAVESTEEDKNKAKTSDEEVAKVQEQIGTISNKVVTDEQQQKKTEQGLDKAQEKIEEAVEAKTEVKKQVLVNITKLRDERAGLSDRFEVVLEELELKGGDVKLYQKYVNAISGIKVDVTDTQGTWITIVGWLQSKEGGVRWANNIGKCIGIIAGFSILSVILGTVLEKSLGMFPNISVMLGQFLVSLTRQGLFVVGILVGITALEVSIGPLIAMIGAAGFVVAFAFQSTLGNLANGLMILLYKPFDVGDMIEVAGVKGKVQDVNLICTTIKTSQSKIIIVPNNSVWGNIIENETSSPVRAIFITVRVSYQNSITQAIQVLNDIANSHPLVLKDPGPWIDTGELAEYAVNIWFMAYTKREDYWTAYCDLSRIIKERFEQEGIVIPLPRQEIYISESMALEEGSMAKRFKGMTLS, encoded by the coding sequence ATGATTCGTTACCGACAAAAGAAAATTAGCATTTTGTTTGGCAGTCTCTTAATCGTTGGGGCATGGTGGTTACCTGTCCAAGCTCAACAGACCACTAAATCACCCAATCAGCAAGCAGTTACAACTGCAGATCCAACTATTCCGATTGAGGAGCTAGAGCTATTGCTCAAGCCATTGACATTAGATGAGCTAGAGGGTGAAGCTCAGGGGTGGATGTTCTTGCTTAAAACTAAAGTTAAAGAACTCAGCGATGCGGAAATTGCTGTCAAGCGCAAAAATCGAGAGCTTCAACAATCTAAGGAAGCTGTTGATGCCCTAGAAGATGCCAAAAAGGCTCTTGAGGAAGCCAAAGACACTAAAGAAAAAATAGAGACTGAGCCATCGCCATCAGCTTCCGTTGAAGCTAATGACGCGGCTGTTGAAGCACAGGAAGCTCTCAAAAAAGCTCAGGAGTCAGTAGAAGAAGCGGTAAAAGAAGAAAAAAAGACCCAGCAGGATAAAACCTTGCAAGGGGCGATTGATAAAGCAGTTGAAAGTACGGAAGAGGATAAAAATAAAGCGAAAACCTCAGACGAGGAAGTTGCTAAGGTTCAAGAGCAGATTGGGACAATTAGCAACAAAGTGGTTACGGATGAACAACAGCAGAAAAAGACTGAACAGGGACTGGACAAAGCTCAAGAAAAGATAGAAGAAGCGGTCGAGGCCAAGACCGAAGTAAAAAAACAAGTACTGGTCAACATCACGAAACTCCGGGATGAACGGGCTGGTTTGAGCGATCGCTTTGAGGTGGTACTTGAAGAGCTGGAACTTAAAGGTGGTGATGTCAAGTTGTACCAAAAATACGTCAATGCCATCAGTGGGATTAAGGTTGATGTAACCGACACTCAAGGAACCTGGATTACTATCGTTGGCTGGCTCCAGTCTAAAGAAGGAGGTGTCCGCTGGGCGAATAACATTGGCAAATGTATAGGAATCATTGCTGGCTTTAGCATCCTCTCGGTAATCTTAGGAACAGTACTCGAGAAATCTTTGGGGATGTTCCCAAATATCTCAGTGATGTTGGGTCAGTTCTTGGTTAGTCTAACCCGCCAAGGATTATTTGTGGTGGGTATTCTTGTCGGGATTACTGCCCTAGAGGTAAGTATTGGCCCACTGATCGCTATGATTGGAGCTGCTGGTTTTGTAGTAGCGTTTGCTTTCCAAAGTACCCTCGGTAACTTGGCCAATGGGTTAATGATATTACTCTATAAACCTTTCGACGTTGGGGATATGATTGAAGTAGCTGGGGTAAAAGGTAAGGTTCAGGATGTTAACTTAATTTGCACCACAATCAAGACTTCTCAAAGTAAAATTATTATTGTTCCTAACAATTCAGTCTGGGGGAATATTATTGAGAACGAAACCAGTAGCCCCGTCCGCGCTATCTTTATCACAGTAAGGGTCAGCTACCAAAATAGTATTACTCAAGCGATCCAAGTTCTTAACGATATTGCTAACTCTCATCCTTTAGTATTGAAAGACCCAGGACCTTGGATTGATACCGGTGAATTGGCTGAATATGCTGTTAACATTTGGTTTATGGCATATACCAAGAGAGAGGATTACTGGACGGCCTATTGTGACCTCAGCCGAATTATAAAAGAAAGATTTGAACAAGAGGGAATTGTAATCCCACTGCCGAGGCAGGAAATATACATCAGCGAATCTATGGCGTTGGAAGAGGGCAGTATGGCAAAAAGGTTTAAAGGTATGACATTATCCTAG
- a CDS encoding DUF262 domain-containing protein, whose translation MNFQAEPITIDTLLSQTKRYVIPRYQREFSWTKEQIEELWDDIVANLEERNGEITCSEYFLGTLVLAGSDESFDIEIVDGQQRITIITMLISLISRKLKKVGEEASATSAFNNYIKGTDRRGREFKKLDKCSQSNYFSLLVQDLQPHECPATTDEDNRIKDAYDTIERLLSIDNISKCIFKKNKIDNEEYTQSLFALLDQVIDSLKVIRVNVIDQDQAYIIFE comes from the coding sequence ATGAATTTTCAGGCTGAACCAATAACAATTGATACCCTTTTATCTCAAACTAAAAGATATGTTATACCTCGTTATCAGCGAGAATTCTCCTGGACAAAGGAACAGATCGAAGAGCTATGGGATGACATTGTAGCTAATCTGGAGGAAAGAAATGGTGAAATAACTTGTAGCGAATATTTTTTAGGTACCTTGGTGCTTGCAGGAAGTGATGAGAGCTTCGATATCGAAATTGTAGATGGTCAGCAAAGAATTACCATCATTACGATGCTAATTTCATTGATTTCCAGGAAACTAAAAAAAGTTGGAGAAGAAGCATCGGCCACTTCAGCATTTAACAATTATATAAAAGGTACTGATCGAAGAGGAAGAGAATTTAAAAAGCTTGATAAGTGTAGCCAGAGCAATTATTTTTCTCTACTAGTCCAAGATTTACAACCTCATGAGTGTCCCGCTACTACAGATGAAGATAATAGGATTAAAGATGCCTATGATACCATTGAAAGGCTTTTATCAATTGACAATATCTCTAAATGTATATTTAAAAAGAATAAAATAGACAATGAAGAATATACCCAAAGCTTATTTGCACTTTTGGATCAAGTTATTGATAGTTTAAAGGTTATTCGAGTCAATGTAATTGATCAAGATCAGGCATATATAATCTTTGAATGA
- a CDS encoding glutathione S-transferase family protein: MTKQAEIHLYTASTMNGWKPLIFLHEAEVDYEMTYIDFSKKEQKSDWYRSLNPNGRIPTIVDRGNDDFVVFESGAILWYLAEKYQKFLPEGEKARSQALQWLMFQMSGIGPMMGQAMYFQRIAEPQGHCDEFAIKRYGSESRRLLEVLDQQLEGKSYILGNEFTIVDMATYPWARAYYWAKVSVDGLNNLQGWFNRIDARPATQRALELPKPFPAFFGKGDVAAAEAANSARFQSDIKP; the protein is encoded by the coding sequence ATGACAAAACAAGCTGAGATTCATCTTTACACCGCATCGACTATGAATGGATGGAAGCCGCTGATCTTTCTTCATGAAGCAGAGGTGGACTATGAGATGACCTATATTGACTTTTCCAAAAAAGAACAGAAATCAGACTGGTACAGATCCCTTAATCCCAATGGGCGCATCCCGACCATCGTTGATCGTGGTAATGACGATTTTGTGGTTTTTGAGTCGGGTGCGATTCTTTGGTATTTAGCTGAGAAATATCAAAAGTTCCTTCCCGAGGGGGAAAAAGCTCGATCCCAAGCACTTCAGTGGCTGATGTTTCAGATGAGTGGCATTGGACCGATGATGGGTCAGGCGATGTACTTTCAGCGAATTGCAGAACCTCAAGGGCATTGTGATGAATTTGCCATCAAGCGCTATGGGTCAGAATCACGCAGGCTGCTGGAAGTGTTGGATCAGCAGCTTGAAGGGAAAAGTTACATCCTTGGTAATGAGTTCACTATTGTAGATATGGCCACTTATCCTTGGGCACGAGCTTATTATTGGGCGAAAGTATCGGTGGATGGGCTGAACAACCTTCAAGGCTGGTTTAATCGTATTGATGCCCGACCTGCAACTCAACGGGCACTAGAGCTTCCCAAACCTTTTCCTGCCTTTTTTGGAAAAGGGGATGTGGCTGCGGCAGAAGCTGCTAATTCCGCACGTTTTCAAAGTGATATTAAACCATAA
- a CDS encoding NAD(P)H-dependent oxidoreductase produces MKTLLLILGKETKEFAKGRYNQGLFEIAVEILKDQYELLTTVVEDGYNIPEEIGKFKQADAVIFQYPVYWFMMPSTLKRYIDDVYAYGEFFGHSNGSYGSGGLMNGKKFMLSTTWNAPADVFNNPNSFLEGRSLEEVLLPIKSHEFCGFEELPHFACYNVIKNPQFDADRDR; encoded by the coding sequence ATGAAAACCCTGCTTTTGATTTTGGGCAAAGAGACTAAGGAGTTCGCCAAAGGCCGCTACAATCAAGGTCTTTTCGAGATAGCGGTGGAGATATTGAAAGATCAATACGAGCTACTGACCACTGTTGTGGAAGACGGTTACAACATCCCAGAGGAGATTGGGAAATTCAAGCAAGCTGATGCGGTCATCTTTCAGTACCCAGTGTACTGGTTCATGATGCCGTCAACTCTGAAGCGTTACATAGACGATGTCTACGCTTATGGTGAATTCTTCGGGCACAGTAATGGCTCATACGGATCGGGTGGGCTGATGAATGGCAAGAAATTTATGCTATCCACCACATGGAATGCGCCCGCTGACGTCTTTAACAATCCGAATAGCTTCTTGGAAGGACGCTCACTAGAAGAGGTGCTGCTGCCCATTAAGAGTCATGAGTTTTGTGGCTTCGAGGAATTGCCCCATTTCGCCTGCTACAACGTCATCAAAAATCCACAATTTGACGCTGACCGAGACCGGTAG
- a CDS encoding helix-turn-helix domain-containing protein: protein MSSVIDMETDSKRTMPIGARYANEIDRDIDIKTDSESSKNADPCLSPCPIERGMRILGGKWKGSILWHLKDGPMRFNDLARQIGGASKKMVTQRLREMEDTGLVNRNVISTKPIAVAYEITDFGRTALRFLEELKKWAEEYNI, encoded by the coding sequence ATGAGTTCCGTCATCGACATGGAAACAGATAGCAAACGCACCATGCCCATAGGGGCACGCTACGCGAACGAAATTGATCGCGACATCGACATCAAAACCGATAGCGAAAGCAGCAAGAACGCCGACCCCTGTCTCAGCCCCTGTCCAATCGAGCGTGGAATGAGGATTTTGGGTGGCAAATGGAAAGGATCGATTCTTTGGCATCTCAAGGATGGCCCGATGCGATTCAACGATCTGGCGCGTCAGATCGGCGGAGCTAGCAAAAAAATGGTGACCCAGCGGCTTAGAGAAATGGAGGATACGGGTCTAGTCAACCGTAATGTAATCAGTACCAAGCCCATCGCTGTGGCCTATGAGATCACAGATTTTGGTCGAACAGCCCTGAGATTTCTGGAGGAGCTAAAGAAATGGGCAGAGGAATATAATATTTAA
- a CDS encoding mechanosensitive ion channel domain-containing protein encodes MIRYRQKKISILFGSLLIVGAWWLPVQAQQTTNSPNEQAVTTEDSTIPKAVTTADPTIPIEELELLLKPFTKDELDGEAQGWMSLLKTKVKELSDAEIAVKRKNRELQKTKEAVDALEDAKKALKEGTDTKEKIGTEPSPSGGVKAKEAAEEAQEALEKAQESVKEAVKQGEKTEQDKTSQGAIDQAVEGTQQQKDKAKTSSSEEEVAKVQEQIGTISNKVVTDEQEQKKTEQGIDKAKENIEEAVDAKAEVKKQVLLNMTRLREERTALSDRFEVVLQELELKGGDVESYKKYIDAISGIKVDVSDTEGTWITIVGWLQSKEGGLRWANNIGKCIGIVAGFSILSLIVGTILEKSLWMFPNISVMLGQFLVTLTRQGLFVVGIMLGITALEISIGPLMAMIGAAGFVVAFAFQNTLGNFANGLMILVYKPFDVGDKIEVAGVNGIVKDVNLVCTTINTLENKIVILPNNSVWGNVITNETSSPVRAMFLSIRISYRNSIPQAIQVLKDIANSHPLVLEDPGPWIDTGELAEDAVKIWFLAYTKTEDYWTAYCDISRIIKERFEQEGIVIPLPSQELYISEAMALEEGSMAKRFKDNDLPLEEVMPR; translated from the coding sequence ATGATTCGTTACCGACAAAAGAAAATTAGCATTTTGTTTGGCAGTCTCTTAATCGTTGGGGCATGGTGGTTACCTGTCCAAGCTCAACAGACCACTAATTCACCCAATGAGCAAGCGGTTACGACTGAAGATTCAACTATTCCGAAAGCGGTTACTACTGCAGATCCAACTATTCCGATTGAGGAGCTAGAGCTATTGCTCAAGCCATTCACTAAGGATGAGCTGGATGGTGAAGCTCAGGGGTGGATGTCCTTGCTTAAAACTAAAGTTAAAGAACTCAGCGATGCGGAAATTGCTGTCAAGCGCAAAAATCGAGAGCTTCAAAAAACTAAGGAAGCTGTTGATGCCCTAGAAGATGCCAAAAAGGCTCTTAAGGAAGGGACAGACACTAAAGAAAAAATAGGGACTGAGCCATCGCCATCAGGTGGCGTAAAAGCTAAAGAGGCGGCGGAAGAAGCACAGGAAGCTCTCGAAAAAGCTCAGGAGTCAGTAAAAGAAGCAGTCAAACAAGGAGAAAAGACCGAGCAGGATAAAACCTCGCAAGGGGCGATTGATCAAGCAGTTGAAGGTACTCAACAGCAGAAAGATAAAGCCAAAACCTCAAGCTCAGAAGAGGAAGTTGCTAAGGTTCAAGAGCAGATCGGGACAATTAGCAACAAAGTCGTTACGGATGAACAAGAGCAGAAAAAGACTGAACAGGGGATTGACAAAGCCAAAGAAAACATAGAAGAAGCGGTCGATGCGAAGGCCGAAGTTAAAAAGCAAGTCCTGCTTAATATGACCAGACTGCGGGAGGAACGCACTGCTTTGAGCGATCGCTTTGAGGTGGTACTTCAAGAGCTGGAACTTAAAGGCGGTGATGTCGAGTCGTACAAAAAATACATCGACGCCATCAGTGGGATTAAGGTAGACGTAAGCGACACTGAAGGAACCTGGATTACCATTGTCGGCTGGCTCCAGTCTAAAGAAGGAGGTCTGCGCTGGGCGAATAACATTGGCAAATGTATAGGAATCGTTGCTGGTTTTAGCATCCTCTCCCTGATTGTAGGGACAATCCTCGAGAAATCGTTGTGGATGTTCCCGAATATTTCAGTGATGCTGGGTCAGTTCTTGGTTACTCTAACCCGCCAAGGATTATTTGTGGTAGGTATTATGTTAGGGATTACTGCCCTAGAGATCAGTATTGGTCCACTGATGGCTATGATTGGAGCTGCTGGTTTTGTGGTAGCCTTTGCGTTTCAAAATACCCTCGGTAACTTTGCCAATGGGTTAATGATCTTGGTCTATAAACCTTTCGACGTGGGGGATAAGATTGAAGTAGCTGGGGTAAACGGTATCGTTAAGGATGTCAACTTAGTTTGCACCACCATCAATACTTTGGAAAATAAAATCGTTATCTTGCCGAACAACTCAGTCTGGGGTAACGTGATTACGAACGAAACCAGTAGCCCCGTCCGCGCTATGTTTCTCTCGATCAGGATCAGCTACCGCAATAGTATTCCTCAAGCGATCCAAGTTCTTAAGGATATTGCCAACTCCCATCCTTTAGTATTGGAAGACCCTGGACCTTGGATCGACACCGGTGAATTGGCTGAAGATGCTGTTAAGATTTGGTTTTTGGCCTATACTAAGACAGAGGATTACTGGACAGCCTATTGTGACATCAGCCGAATTATAAAAGAAAGATTTGAACAAGAGGGAATTGTGATCCCACTGCCGAGCCAGGAACTATACATCAGCGAAGCTATGGCGTTGGAAGAGGGCAGTATGGCAAAAAGGTTTAAAGACAATGACCTTCCCCTAGAAGAAGTCATGCCCAGATAG